One Dictyostelium discoideum AX4 chromosome 3 chromosome, whole genome shotgun sequence genomic region harbors:
- the gpn2 gene encoding GPN-loop GTPase 2, with amino-acid sequence MGFGQVVIGPPGSGKTVYCNGMSQFLQSIGRKVSIINLDPSNENIPYEPAVNIQELIDFQTVVNETDLGPNGGLIFCMEYLEKNLDWLKEKLLPLKDHYIIFDCPGQVELYTHYKIISNILDNIMKWSFRLTVIQVFDSFYCKNPSNFISILLVSLSGMVRIELPHINVLSKMDLIEQNGPLDFNLDFYTDVLDLKYLDAFLDKDPRLKKYSKLNKAIAGVIEDFSLVSFIPLNIMDKKSVANLIASIDKSNGYIYGSLDTNTAILEIQERETQWNFDKYQETQEKYYKSYEDDDVIFENDQDEDYDEFSKYLNR; translated from the exons ATGGGTTTTGGTCAAGTAGTAATTGGACCACCAGGTTCAG GTAAAACAGTTTATTGTAATGGTATGTCACAATTTTTACAATCTATTGGTAGAAAAGtatcaattataaatttagatCCATCAAATGAGAATATACCATATGAACCAGCAGTAAATATacaagaattaattgattttcaaacAGTAGTGAATGAAACCGACCTAGGACCAAATGGTGGGTTAATTTTTTGTATGGAATATTTAGAAAAGAATTTAGATTggttaaaagaaaaattattaccactaaaagatcattatataatatttgattGTCCTGGTCAAGTTGAATTATATAcacattataaaattatatcaaACATTTTAGATAATATTATGAAATGGTCATTTAGA ttAACAGTTATTCAAGTTTTTGATTCattttattgtaaaaatccaagtaattttatatcaattttattagtgTCATTATCTGGTATGGTTAGAATTGAATTACCACATATTAATGTATTATCAAAGATGGATTTAATTGAACAAAATGGACCattagattttaatttagatttttataCAGATGTATtggatttgaaatatttagaTGCATTCCTTGATAAAGATCCACGTTTAAAAAAGTATAGTAAATTGAATAAAGCGATTGCAGGTGTTATAGAAGATTTTAGTTTGGTTAGTTTCATACCATTGAATATAATGGACAAGAAATCTGTTGCAAACCTAATTgcatcaattgataaaagtAATGGTTATATATATGGTTCACTCGATACAAATACTGCCATTTTAGAGATTCAAGAAAGAGAAACTCAATGGAATTTCGATAAATATCAAGAAACTCAAGagaaatattataaatcatacgaagatgatgatgttatCTTTGAAAATGATCAAGATGAAGATTATGATGAATTtagtaaatatttaaatagataa
- a CDS encoding hypothetical protein (Phosphomannomutase (Pmm)), translating into MSHMIRSISGVRGVVGADQSWTPTLVANHIIAFTQLLESSHYNQNQKKIVVGRDSRVSGPWFEMITNGSLISRGYQVIHIDIASTPTVQYMVEKTKSSGGIVITSSHNPIEWNGLKFIGPDGLFIAPKECEILFSMADKPEEFKFSGYDQLGKIEKCVDANQQHVGAILSLAFLDISKIRERRFKVCLDSVNGAGGPIMSYLLTQLNCEVIGINLETTGLFAHTPEPVPSNLGQLCEMVVKYKADFGIAVDPDVDRCVFIDEHGKPLGEEYTLAMAVELVLGDCGRRGNVCKNLSSSRAIDDICKKYESQVICAPVGEIQVAKKMQQVNAVIGGEGNGGVMLPDIHIGRDAPVAATLALQLMANRYSQAPSISKLKETLPTYEIVKLKAGIEGLDPDSILAEYTSQFINKPGVVINQEDGLKIDSQDWWVHLRKSNTEHIIRVIAEAKSVKEATDIATKFIQEIESKRK; encoded by the exons ATGAGTCATATGATTCGTAGTATTTCAGGAGTTAGAGGTGTAGTTGGAGCCGATCAATCATGGACTCCAACATTGGTTGCAAATCATATCATAGCATTCACTCAATTATTAGAATCAAGTCattataatcaaaatcaaaaaaaaattgtagtTGGACGTGATTCAAGAGTTTCAGGACCTTGGTTTGAAATGATTACAAATggttcattaatttcaagaGGTTATCAAGTTATTCATATTGATATTGCTTCAACTCCAAct GTGCAATATATGgttgaaaaaacaaaatcatcaGGTGGTATTGTTATAACTAGTAGTCATAATCCAATTGAATGGAATGGGTTGAAATTTATTGGACCAGATGGATTATTTATAGCACCAAAAGAatgtgaaattttattttcaatggcAGATAAACCAGaggaatttaaatttagtgGATATGATCAGCTGGGTAAAATAGAGAAATGTGTAGATGCAAATCAACAACATGTTGGTGCAATTCTTTCATTAGCATTCTTGGATATTTCAAAGATTAGAGAGAGAAGATTTAAGGTTTGTTTAGATTCTGTCAATGGTGCAGGTGGTCCAATAATGTCATACTTGTTAACTCAATTAAATTGTGAAGTGATTGGCATCAATTTAGAAACCACTGGTTTATTCGCCCACACACCAGAACCTGTGCCATCCAATTTGGGCCAACTCTGTGAAATGGTTGTAAAGTATAAAGCTGATTTTGGCATTGCCGTAGACCCCGACGTCGACCGTTGCGTATTCATCGACGAGCACGGCAAGCCGTTGGGCGAGGAGTACACCCTCGCCATGGCTGTCGAGTTGGTATTGGGCGACTGTGGTCGTAGGGGCAACGTTTGTAAGAACCTTTCCTCCTCTCGTGCAATCGATGATATTTGTAAGAAATATGAAAGTCAAGTAATTTGTGCACCAGTTGGTGAGATTCAAGTAGCTAAAAAGATGCAGCAAGTGAATGCTGTTATCGGTGGTGAAGGCAATGGTGGTGTAATGCTACCAGATATTCACATTGGTAGAGATGCACCTGTCGCCGCAACATTAGCATTACAATTGATGGCAAATCGTTATTCTCAAGCACCAAGTATtagtaaattaaaagaaaccTTACCAACTTatgaaattgttaaattaaaagCAGGCATTGAAGGTTTAGATCCAGATTCAATCTTGGCTGAATACACCTCTCAATTCATCAATAAACCAGGTGTTGTCATCAATCAAGAGGATGGTCTTAAAATTGATTCTCAAGATTGGTGGGTTCATTTACGTAAATCAAATACTGAACATATCATTCGTGTAATTGCTGAAGCAAAATCCGTTAAAGAAGCAACTGATATTGCAACAAAATTCATTCaagaaattgaatcaaaacgtaaataa
- the gtaJ gene encoding GATA zinc finger domain-containing protein 10 → MTSMSTAATIKLPYQQQQHHLINSNNSYIQQQQQSPQQHHQQSVNINNCNNNTNNNNNNNNNNNNNNNNNNNNNNNNNNNNNNNNINNNNNNNNKQIPQQSIQTHANSILQLNKTMPHVNPPQQNHIMNQQQQQQQQQHYQQQQHPHQQQHPHQQQHPHQQQHPHQQQHPHQQQIQQQQQQQQQQQQQQQQQQQQQQQQQQPQQQQPQTQSTQERKWDEIKIYSDLIKRFALEASHLTISKENYDDLYNMAFCLFKTVDSMDPDKMPMNMGGNSRKNSFDMYNNNNNNNNNNNINNNNNNNNNNNINNNNNNNNNNNNNNNIVYNPYGNDGPTIPSPHLQHQQQHQQQQHQQQHQQQHQQQQQHQQQQQQQQQQQQQQQQQQQQQQQQQQQQQQQQQQQPQYHNGMPHHMQQHSPESMDHQRIVKLPTGNQNNNYSNDYYSIQAVHSPHLGPSMHLQQQQQNQQNQQIQQQHQQIQHQQQYSQLPIEQQQQMMLQQQQQQQQQQQQQQQQQQQQQQLQQQQHHQQQQIQQQQQSIAKQQMPQQQNTPNNGSPSSSDGKSPVNSNTAITSNNNNNNNNNNNNNNNNNNNSTTPVADPQKNFSGEVFFDDIGQDKPQRRRRRTMYSSRRNLKCHYCEVTETPEWRRGPDGDHTLCNACGLHYAKSQKKLAREKELEKQKELEREKERENTRKHSIDFMLMNDTSSAPTNSQNPTPN, encoded by the coding sequence ATGACATCAATGTCAACCGCAGCCACTATTAAACTACcatatcaacaacagcaacaccatttaattaatagtaaCAATTCATATatacaacagcaacaacaatcaccccaacaacatcatcaacaaagtgtaaatataaacaattgtaataataatactaataataataataataataataataataataataataataataataataataataataataataataataataataataataataacaataataatataaataataacaacaacaataataataaacaaataccTCAACAAAGTATTCAAACTCATGCTAACTCAATTTTACAATTGAATAAAACCATGCCACATGTAAATCCACCTCAACAAAATCATATCatgaatcaacaacaacaacaacaacaacaacaacattatcaacaacagcaacaccCTCACCAACAGCAACACCCTCACCAACAGCAACACCCTCACCAACAGCAACATcctcaccaacaacaacaccctcaccaacaacaaatacaacaacaacaacaacaacaacaacaacaacaacaacaacaacaacaacaacaacaacaacaacaacaacaacaacaaccacaacaacaacaaccacaaaccCAATCAACCCAAGAAAGAAAATGGGATGAAATAAAGATATATagtgatttaattaaaaggtTTGCTTTGGAAGCATCCCATTTAACAATATCAAAAGAGAATTATGatgatttatataatatggctttttgtttatttaaaactgtTGATAGTATGGACCCTGATAAAATGCCTATGAATATGGGAGGAAATAGTCgaaaaaatagttttgatatgtataataataataataataataataacaataataatattaataacaataacaataacaataacaataataatattaataataataataataataataataataataataacaataataatatagtttATAATCCATATGGTAATGATGGTCCAACAATTCCCTCTCCACATTtgcaacaccaacaacaacaccaacaacaacaacaccaacaacaacaccaacaacaacaccaacaacaacaacaacaccaacaacaacaacaacaacaacaacaacaacaacaacaacaacaacaacaacaacaacaacaacaacaacaacaacaacaacaacaacaacaacaacaacaacaaccacaatacCATAATGGTATGCCACATCATATGCAACAACATTCACCCGAATCTATGGACCATCAAAGAATTGTTAAATTACCAACAGGAAatcaaaacaacaattattcaAATGACTATTATTCTATACAAGCAGTTCATAGTCCACATTTAGGACCCTCAATgcatttacaacaacaacaacaaaaccaacaaaaccaacaaattcaacaacaacaccaacaaattcaacatcaacaacaatattcTCAATTACCAATagaacaacagcaacaaatgatgttacaacaacaacaacaacaacaacaacaacaacaacaacaacaacaacaacaacaacaacaacaacaactacaacaacaacaacaccaccaacaacaacaaatacaacaacaacaacagagTATTGCCAAACAGCAAAtgccacaacaacaaaatacaCCAAATAATGGTAGTCCATCTTCATCTGATGGTAAATCTCCCGTTAACAGCAATACAGCAATcacttcaaataataacaataataataataataacaataataacaataacaataataataataattcaacaacgCCAGTTGCAGATCCACAAAAGAATTTCTCTGGTGAAGTATTTTTCGATGATATTGGACAAGATAAACCTCAAAGAAGACGGAGAAGAACAATGTATTCTAGTagaagaaatttaaaatgtcATTATTGTGAAGTCACTGAAACACCTGAATGGCGTCGTGGTCCAGATGGTGACCATACCCTTTGTAATGCATGTGGTTTACATTATGCAAAAAGTCAGAAAAAATTAGCTCGTGAAAAGGAATtggaaaaacaaaaagaattggaaagagaaaaagaaagagaaaataCAAGAAAACATAGTATTGATTTTATGTTGATGAATGATACTTCTTCAGCACCAACTAATTCCCAAAATCCAACtccaaattaa
- a CDS encoding hypothetical protein (P52483 Ubiquitin-conjugating enzyme E2-23 kDa (EC 6.3.2.19) (Ubiquitin-protein ligase) (Ubiquitin carrier protein)), whose translation MGDNRATKRIQKELADITTDPPSNCTAGVMGDNLYEWISTIIGPDDSPYEGGIFMLHIVFPVDYPFKPPKWRRIQFKTRIYHCNINSNGDICLDILKNNWSPALNIGKVLLSISSLLTDPNPNDPLVSTIAEQLLNDRVAHDNKAKEWTIRFAK comes from the exons atgggTGATAATAGAGCAACAAAAAG AATTCAAAAAGAACTCGCAGATATTACAACAGACCCACCTTCAAATTGTACAGCAGGTGTAATGGGTGATAATTTATATGAATGGATTAGTACAATTATTGGTCCAGATG atTCTCCATATGAGGGAGGTATTTTCATGTTGCACATTGTTTTTCCTGTAGATTATCCTTTTAAACCACCAAAG TGGCGCAGg ATTCAATTTAAAACGCGTATTTATCATTgtaatataaattcaaacGGAGATATTTgtttagatattttaaagaataattGGAGTCCAGCATTAAATATTggaaaagttttattatcaatttcatcactTCTTACAGATCCAAATCCAAATGATCCTTTAGTTTCAACAATCGCAGagcaattattaaatgacaGAGTCGCACACGATAACAAAGCAAAAGAGTGGACTATAAGATTTGCAAAATAG
- a CDS encoding BOP1, N-terminal domain-containing protein: MNKSKVTSKKVVAETKVVNNKKSEPIAVSEPKKSVSKPTTTATTTVSKSPVSTITTQILGKRTKTPVVRDEENEDEKLDFGNIDLNNYNSEDDEDYESEEDDEGDDEEDVESQNGSIVYSESEEEEEGGINKALLEAEESLVEYQSEDDSGSISSKSSSSTTTTTTTTKKTNNDEEEVAPNKQWTNDPNQFYDSDDSSEDESLVNRIGNIPLEWYDDYDHIGYDVDGNKIMKTESMKDSIDKYLDQQDPNFWRTVYDKVNDKKVVLSDDDMALLKSIQNKHFIPGYDPYADWYDSGNNHPDSIHPMHNAPVPKRSFFPNGTDEEREIRRLTKAIRMGWIKLNKKGKKGEKDKKDGNFDLWADEGEEKEKTKGIRRIAAPKQKLPGNVESFNPPEEYLLNENELKAWHLMDPRERPHNFIPQKYQSLRQLPIYNKLIKERFERCLDLYLCPRTTRVKQFTKDPTKFLPTLPKPQDLRPFPSHEEIQFLGHKARVRSISISPNGQWLASGSDDCTIKIWEVSSTRCLYSLEVESEVQTVAWNPNPIYNILAVGYSNKIIIITPPLFGTQTEHSPETEKILTKPPTDSSTEQQQNKSVNWYQVTGADKAKLLEKGVRIEIHHPFTVKNLTWHYKGDYFSTTSPEEGTRSVKIHHLSKRATQSPFRKSKTPNQVTRFHPNKPIFFVADQNIIRVYDLMKQELIKKLITGCRYISSIDIHPQGDNVIMGGYDKKVCWFDLDLSVRPYKVLNYHKMAVRKVIYHPTLPLFASCSDDLSIHVFHGMVYDDLLQNALIVPLKILKTHESINDLGVLDIVFHPKQPWIFSSGADSTIRLYTN; the protein is encoded by the exons atgaataaaagtAAAGTAACTAGTAAAAAAGTTGTTGCCGAAACTAaagttgtaaataataagaaaTCTGAACCAATTGCAGTTTCAGAACCAAAGAAATCAGTttcaaaaccaacaacaactgcAACAACCACAGTTTCTAAATCACCAGTTTCAACAATTACCACTCAAATTTTAGGTAAAAGAACTAAAACTCCAGTTGTAAGagatgaagaaaatgaagatgaaaaattagatttcggaaatattgatttaaataattataatagtgaagatgatgaagattatgaaagtgaagaagatgatgaaggagatgatgaagaagatgttGAATCACAAAATGGTAGTATTGTATATTCAGAAtctgaagaagaagaagaaggtgGTATTAATAAAGCATTATTAGAAGCAGAGGAATCATTAGTTGAATATCAATCAGAAGATGATAGTggttcaatttcatcaaaatcatcatcatcaacaacaacaacaacaacaacaactaaaaaaactaataatgatgaagaagaagttgCACCAAATAAACAATGGACAAATGAtccaaatcaattttatgaTAGTGATGATTCTTCTGAGGATGAA tcatTAGTAAATAGAATTGGTAATATACCACTTGAATGgtatgatgattatgatcATATTGGTTATGATGTTGatggtaataaaattatgaaaaCTGAATCAATGaaagattcaattgataaatatttagaTCAACAAGATCCAAACTTTTGGAGAACAGTATATGATAAAGTTAATGATAAGAAAGTTGTACTTTCAGATGATGATATGGCATTATTAAAGAGTATTCAAAATAAACATTTCATACCAGGTTATGATCCATACGCAGATTGGTATGATTCAGGTAACAATCATCCAGATTCAATTCATCCAATGCATAATGCACCAGTACCAAAACGTTCATTCTTTCCAAATGGTACAGATGAAGAGAGAGAGATTCGTCGTTTAACAAAGGCAATTCGTATGGGTTGGattaaattgaataaaaaggGTAAGAAGGGTGAAAAGGATAAGAAAGATGGTAACTTTGATTTATGGGCTGATGAAGgtgaagaaaaagagaaaaccAAAGGTATCAGACGTATTGCAGCACCAAAACAAAAGCTACCAGGTAATGTTGAATCATTCAATCCACCAGAAGAGTATCTCTTGAATGAGAATGAACTTAAGGCATGGCATTTAATGGATCCAAGAGAACGTCCACACAATTTCATTCCACAAAAGTATCAATCACTTCGTCAATTACCAATCTACAATAAATTGATTAAGGAACGTTTCGAACGTTGTCTTGATCTTTACCTTTGTCCACGTACAACTCGTGTTAAACAATTCACAAAGGATCCAACTAAATTCCTTCCAACACTTCCAAAACCACAAGATCTCCGTCCATTCCCATCCCATGAGGAAATTCAATTCCTTGGTCATAAAGCTCGTGTTAGATCCATTTCAATCTCACCAAATGGTCAATGGTTAGCTAGTGGTTCCGATGATTGCACCATTAAAATTTGGGAAGTTTCAAGTACACGTTGTCTCTACTCTTTAGAGGTTGAATCTGAAGTACAAACCGTCGCTTGGAATCCAAATCCAATCTACAATATCTTGGCCGTTGGTTATAGTAATAAAATCATAATTATCACTCCACCACTTTTCGGTACTCAAACTGAACATTCCCCAGAGActgaaaaaattttaaccAAACCACCAACTGATTCTTCAactgaacaacaacaaaataaatctGTCAATTGGTATCAAGTAACTGGTGCTGATAAAGCAAAACTCCTTGAAAAAGGTGTACGTATTGAAATTCATCATCCATTCACTGTAAAGAATTTAACTTGGCATTATAAGGGTGACTACTTTTCAACCACATCTCCAGAGGAAGGTACTCGTTCAGTTAAAATCCATCATCTCTCTAAAAGAGCAACTCAATCACCATTTAGAAAGAGTAAAACTCCAAATCAAGTCACTCGTTTCCATCCAAATAAACCAATCTTCTTTGTTGCCGATCAAAATATAATTCGTGTCTATGATCTCATGAAACAAGAATTAATCAAAAAGTTAATCACTGGTTGTAGATACATTAGTTCCATCGATATTCATCCACAAGGTGATAATGTCATCATGGGTGGCTATGATAAAAAGGTTTGTTGGTTTGATTTGGATCTTTCTGTACGTCCATAcaaagttttaaattatcataaaATGGCTGTACGTAAAGTTATCTATCATCCAACTTTACCATTATTCGCCTCTTGTTCAGATGATCTTTCAATTCATGTTTTCCATGGTATGGTTTATGATGATCTCTTACAAAATGCTCTCATCGTTCCACTTAAAATTCTTAAAACTCATGAATCTATTAATGATTTAGGTGTTTTAGATATTGTTTTCCATCCAAAACAACCTTGGATCTTTTCTTCTGGTGCTGATTCAACAATAAGATTATAtactaattaa
- the ddx24 gene encoding DEAD/DEAH box helicase, giving the protein MAKKKFVENTNWKKIDTDNQLIFEQGGFLGLEEIDPNDYFLTDKNVDKIEKQQKQKQKQEQEQEQKPTNKLTTKSTTKSTPVQNKNQKPVDKKRKSKKGNDDSDNEYSGYQDDSDQDDEYSAAKKKPRIIKPTETVDMGTELLNSFVEGTVHNKKKQRKGIKVKQIIDDNDNDFEDEEEEVKPQQKLQKQKQQEQKQKQPQKQPQQPNKKNNKKELQKEEEEQMEEEKEEEEVQQEEEEEKEIKKPIKEKKVKTQKQIEAAKKNINKLEKIKKRKEISEQKTISKEEQDQLDMSEWNSYNLDPLILKGLRSLGFSKPTEIQSSVIPVAVSSGYDVIGAAQTGSGKTLAFGIPMVQRILQHLRKHGQNVENKANKQQNDNDDENEDVEEEEEEEEEEGRSKEYRKLFSLVICPTRELAIQVTNHIKSIISHTNLKVISIVGGMASQRQQRVLSKRPEIVVATPGRLWELITEGHQHLVELESLLCLGIDEADRMVEQGHFAELESILKTLPIHRTAMSKKERLKKKETEEKRNKRRKVDKLNDKGEMIKGDQDDMDDQIPDEEMEELEQEEQNHLTTTHKRQTFVFSATLVNIPGDGAPTSQKKKYRKLTPIENLIEKVRFQRDYKLIDVTQKRLTAKNLLETKIFCNLEEKDMYLYYFVERYPGRTLVFVNSIDCARRLIPIFNILEVPVFALHAQMQQKQRLKNLDRFRTLDNVVLIATDVAARGLDIPLVQHVIHYQVPRTTQLYIHRSGRTARSDQDGISVVLVTPKERPLYIKLDSSIEHDIGNFPTDIRYMEGVRDRIELAKEIDKLSHQSLKDNREKSWFKKQAEEMDIELDGDFFGENSDDEQSEDTRIAEQKKQFKLKQLRAQLKHLLSRSLLPRGVSQSYITASAIQELESKSQSSAATDFSNKAKNVIGKKAKQLAIENHSKFLTKNKKK; this is encoded by the coding sequence atggcaaaaaagaaatttgtaGAAAATACAAACTGGAAAAAGATTGACACagataatcaattaatttttgaacaAGGTGGTTTTTTAGGTTTGGAAGAAATTGATCCAAATGATTACTTTTTAACTGATAAAAatgttgataaaattgaaaaacaacaaaaacaaaaacaaaaacaagaacaagaacaagaacaaaaaCCAACAAACAAAttaacaacaaaatcaacaacaaaatcaacaccaGTACAAAACAAGAATCAAAAACCAGTTGACAAAAagagaaaatcaaaaaaaggtAATGATGATTCAGATAATGAATATAGTGGTTATCAAGATGATAGCGATCAAGATGATGAATACTCTGCAGCTAAAAAGAAACCAAGAATTATAAAACCAACTGAAACAGTTGACATGGGTactgaattattaaattcttttgttGAAGGTACTGTccataataaaaagaaacaaagaAAAGGAATAAAAGTTAAACAAATTAtcgatgataatgataatgattttgaagatgaagaggaagaagttaaaccacaacaaaaattacaaaaacaaaaacaacaagaacaaaagcaaaaacaaccacaaaaacaaccacaacaaccaaataaaaaaaataataaaaaggaattacaaaaagaagaagaggaacaAATGGAGGAGGAGaaggaggaagaagaagtacaacaagaagaagaagaagaaaaagaaattaaaaaaccaattaaagaaaaaaaagttaaaactcaaaaacaaattgaagcagctaaaaaaaatattaataaattagaaaagattaaaaagagaaaagagATTTCAgaacaaaaaacaatttcaaaagagGAACAAGATCAATTAGATATGTCAGAATGGAATAGTTATAATCTTGATCCATTAATTCTTAAAGGTTTACGTTCATTAGGTTTCTCAAAACCAACAGAAATTCAATCATCTGTTATTCCAGTTGCAGTTTCATCAGGTTATGATGTTATTGGTGCAGCTCAAACTGGTTCGGGTAAAACTTTAGCATTTGGTATTCCAATGGTACAAAGAATTTTACAACATTTAAGAAAACATGGTCaaaatgttgaaaataaagctaacaaacaacaaaatgataatgatgacgAAAATGAAGATGTTGAAGAGGAGgaggaagaagaggaagaagagggTAGATCAAAAGAATatagaaaattattttcattagtAATTTGTCCAACTAGAGAATTAGCAATTCAAGTTACAAAtcatattaaatcaattatttcacATACAAATTTAAAGGTTATTTCAATTGTTGGTGGTATGGCATCACAAAGACAACAAAGAGTTTTATCAAAGAGAccagagattgttgttgcgACACCAGGTCGTCTTTGGGAATTAATTACTGAAGGTCATCAACATTTAGTTGAATTGGAAAGTTTATTATGTTTAGGTATTGATGAAGCAGATCGTATGGTTGAACAAGGTCATTTCGCAGAGTTGGAAAGTATTTTAAAGACATTACCAATTCATCGTACAGCAATGtcaaagaaagaaagattaaaaaagaaagaaaccGAAGAAAAGCGTAATAAACGTAGAAaagttgataaattaaatgacaAGGGTGAAATGATTAAAGGCGATCAAGATGATATGGATGATCAAATTCCAGATGAAGAAATGGAAGAATTAGAACAAGAGGAACAAAACCATCTTACAACTACACACAAAAGACAAACATTTGTTTTCTCTGCAACACTTGTAAACATACCAGGTGATGGTGCACCAACAagtcaaaaaaagaaatatagaAAATTGAcaccaattgaaaatttaattgaaaaagttcGTTTCCAACGTGactataaattaattgatgtgACTCAAAAGAGATTGACAGCAAAGAATCTTTTAGAAACTAAAATCTTTTGTAATCTTGAAGAAAAGGATATGTATCTTTATTACTTTGTTGAAAGATATCCAGGTCGTACATTGGTATttgtaaattcaattgattgtgCACGTCGTTTAATTCcaattttcaatatattaGAGGTACCAGTATTTGCACTCCATGCACAAATGCAACAAAAGCAACGTTTAAAGAATCTTGATCGTTTCCGTACTTTAGATAATGTGGTTTTAATTGCAACCGATGTTGCCGCTCGTGGTTTAGATATTCCATTGGTTCAACATGTAATTCATTATCAAGTACCACGTACAACTCAATTATACATTCATCGTAGTGGTCGTACTGCTCGTTCAGATCAAGATGGTATTTCAGTTGTATTGGTAACTCCAAAAGAACGTCCACTCTATATTAAATTGGATTCTTCAATCGAGCATGATATTGGTAATTTCCCAACCGATATTCGTTATATGGAGGGTGTTAGAGATAGAATTGAATTGGCAAAAGAAATCGATAAATTATCTCatcaatcattaaaagataatagaGAGAAAAGTTGGTTCAAAAAACAAGCTGAAGAAATGGATATCGAATTGGATGGTGACTTTTTCGGTGAAAACTCTGATGATGAACAATCTGAAGATACTCGTATAGCTGAACAAAagaaacaatttaaattaaaacaattaagaGCTCAATTGAAACACTTACTCTCTCGTTCACTTTTACCAAGAGGTGTTTCTCAATCCTATATCACTGCTTCTGCAATTCAAGAATTAGAATCAAAGAGTCAATCTTCCGCTGCAACTGATTTCTCAAATAAAGCTAAAAATGTAATTGGTAAAAAAGCAAAACAACTTGCAATTGAAAAtcattcaaaatttttaacaaaaaataaaaagaaataa